A stretch of the Ferviditalea candida genome encodes the following:
- a CDS encoding ABC transporter ATP-binding protein produces the protein MLKVDQIDVYYGNIQALKGVSLDVHQGEIVTLIGANGAGKSTLLKTLSGLLKPKQGVIQYMGESISGKPAQEIVNAGISHVPEGRRVFANMSVEENLELGAFARKDSRGIREDLHMVYELFPRLLERRKQLSGTLSGGEQQMLAMGRALMARPKLLLMDEPSMGLAPLLVKTIFQIIEEINRNGTTILLVEQNANMALSIANRAYVIETGSVVISGTAEELQASEQVKMAYLGGH, from the coding sequence ATGCTTAAGGTGGATCAAATTGATGTATATTACGGAAATATACAAGCCCTCAAAGGGGTCTCTCTGGATGTTCATCAGGGGGAGATCGTGACCTTGATCGGGGCCAACGGCGCAGGCAAAAGCACACTTCTTAAAACGCTGTCCGGATTGCTGAAGCCTAAGCAGGGGGTTATCCAATATATGGGGGAATCCATTTCCGGCAAGCCCGCTCAAGAGATTGTCAATGCGGGAATTTCCCATGTGCCGGAAGGCCGCCGAGTGTTTGCCAACATGTCTGTCGAAGAAAATCTCGAATTGGGCGCCTTTGCCAGAAAGGATTCGAGAGGCATTCGTGAGGATTTGCATATGGTATATGAGCTCTTCCCGCGACTGCTTGAGCGTCGAAAACAGCTGTCCGGCACACTTTCCGGCGGTGAACAGCAGATGCTGGCCATGGGACGGGCGCTCATGGCGCGTCCGAAGCTCCTTTTGATGGATGAGCCCTCCATGGGGCTTGCACCGCTGCTGGTGAAGACCATTTTTCAGATTATTGAAGAAATCAACCGAAACGGCACAACGATTCTGTTGGTTGAACAAAATGCCAACATGGCTTTATCCATTGCCAACCGGGCGTATGTCATTGAAACGGGAAGTGTCGTGATCTCCGGAACGGCGGAAGAGCTGCAGGCCAGCGAACAAGTGAAAATGGCCTATCTTGGCGGTCATTAG
- a CDS encoding ATP-binding cassette domain-containing protein, producing the protein MQKRGVDILDVNIRSAGYETGAGIIKNIAFRIQAGEWVGLIGPNGAGKSTTIKSILGLLKQVDGDIRFTGEKKIMPIFPNVLYISMK; encoded by the coding sequence TTGCAGAAGCGTGGTGTCGACATACTCGATGTCAATATTCGAAGCGCTGGCTATGAAACTGGCGCAGGGATCATCAAGAATATCGCCTTTCGCATTCAAGCGGGAGAATGGGTTGGACTGATCGGCCCGAACGGTGCAGGCAAAAGCACGACGATCAAGTCCATATTGGGTCTGCTGAAGCAAGTGGACGGAGATATCCGGTTTACCGGCGAGAAAAAAATTATGCCTATATTCCCGAACGTCCTATATATTTCGATGAAATGA